A section of the Deltaproteobacteria bacterium genome encodes:
- a CDS encoding AMP-binding protein: MNLAELAEHSARRRGERMVLDFEGERFTNLQFLDWARRLQRGFSNLGLMRGEIAVLYMANHPLTYPVFQGIFRTGALAIPVMFMIAAPELRYVLSDSGAQGVVTDQANVAKVREAAQGLDHIRWIVVQGGDEHPEASPPEYRLETFLSNEPQKSLPQINEDDVALMLYTAGTTGKPKGVMLTHANLFASAEAANEAAELDQWEGSYIGMRVVLAASATEDDAGRLCRIGHWLDTKSSGNMFTR, translated from the coding sequence ATGAATTTGGCTGAGTTGGCCGAACACTCGGCCAGGCGTCGGGGTGAACGGATGGTTCTGGATTTTGAGGGCGAACGATTTACAAACTTACAATTCCTCGATTGGGCCCGGCGCTTACAGCGGGGGTTTTCCAACCTCGGCCTTATGCGGGGAGAAATAGCGGTGCTTTACATGGCCAACCATCCTCTGACCTACCCCGTCTTTCAAGGTATTTTTCGCACCGGTGCTCTCGCTATCCCGGTCATGTTTATGATAGCGGCCCCTGAACTGCGCTATGTCCTCAGCGACTCCGGGGCCCAGGGAGTCGTCACTGACCAGGCCAATGTCGCAAAAGTCCGGGAGGCCGCTCAAGGACTGGATCACATTCGCTGGATAGTGGTTCAGGGAGGTGATGAGCATCCAGAAGCCTCACCGCCTGAGTACCGCCTCGAAACCTTTTTAAGTAATGAACCACAAAAAAGCCTTCCGCAGATCAACGAGGATGACGTGGCCCTGATGCTCTACACCGCGGGAACGACAGGGAAGCCTAAAGGCGTTATGCTGACCCATGCCAATCTCTTTGCTTCGGCCGAAGCGGCTAACGAGGCCGCGGAGCTGGATCAGTGGGAGGGCTCATATATCGGGATGAGGGTCGTTTTGGCCGCATCAGCGACCGAAGACGATGC